In Oscillatoria acuminata PCC 6304, a single window of DNA contains:
- the dxs gene encoding 1-deoxy-D-xylulose-5-phosphate synthase yields MHLSELTHPNQLHGLSIHQLEQIARQIREKHLETIAASGGHLGPGLGVVELTLALYQTLDLDRDKVIWDVGHQAYPHKLITGRYNNFHTLRQKNGVAGYLKRSESKFDHFGAGHASTSISAGLGMALARDMKGEKFKVVSVIGDGALTGGMALEAINHAGHLPNTNLMVVLNDNEMSISPNVGAIPRYLNKMRLSPPVQFLKDNLEEQFKHLPFVGETFTPEMQRIKEGMKRLAVPKVGAVFEELGFTYIGPIDGHNLEELITTFNQAHQMPGPVLVHVATVKGKGYAIAEKDQVGYHAQNPFNLATGKAIPSNKPKPPSYSKVFAETLIKLAEENPKIVGITAAMATGTGLDKLQAKLPNQYIDVGIAEQHAATLAAGLACEGIRPVCAIYSTFLQRAYDQIIHDICIQKLPVFFCLDRAGIVGADGPTHQGLYDIASLRCIPNLVLMAPKDEAELQRMLVTGIDYTDGAIAMRYPRGNGYGVPLMEEGWEPLEIGKGEILRSGDDLLILGYGSMVYPALQTAEILNEHGISATVVNARFVKPLDTELILPLAQRIGKVVTMEEGCLMGGFGSAVAEACMDQNIPVSMLRLGVPDQLVDHAKPEQSFAELGLTPSQMADRVLQTFKSPVSVAH; encoded by the coding sequence ATGCATCTAAGTGAACTGACTCACCCAAACCAGTTGCACGGTTTATCCATCCATCAACTTGAGCAAATTGCTCGACAAATTCGGGAAAAGCATCTGGAAACGATCGCCGCCTCGGGCGGTCACCTCGGCCCTGGTTTGGGGGTGGTCGAACTGACCCTGGCCCTCTACCAAACCCTCGACCTCGATCGCGATAAGGTCATCTGGGATGTGGGTCACCAAGCCTACCCCCATAAACTGATTACCGGACGGTACAACAATTTCCACACCCTGCGCCAAAAAAATGGCGTGGCTGGATACCTCAAACGCAGTGAAAGCAAATTTGACCATTTTGGCGCAGGTCATGCCTCCACTAGCATTTCGGCGGGATTAGGCATGGCTTTAGCCCGAGATATGAAAGGGGAAAAATTCAAAGTAGTCTCGGTGATTGGCGATGGTGCCCTCACCGGCGGTATGGCATTGGAAGCGATTAACCATGCCGGTCATTTGCCTAACACCAATTTGATGGTGGTCCTCAATGATAACGAAATGTCGATTTCTCCCAACGTGGGGGCGATTCCTCGTTATCTGAATAAAATGCGCCTAAGTCCCCCGGTTCAGTTCCTCAAAGACAATTTAGAGGAACAATTCAAACATCTCCCCTTTGTCGGGGAAACCTTCACCCCAGAAATGCAACGCATCAAGGAAGGGATGAAGCGGTTGGCAGTTCCTAAAGTCGGGGCAGTTTTTGAGGAGTTGGGCTTTACCTATATCGGACCCATCGATGGCCATAATCTGGAAGAGTTGATCACCACCTTCAATCAAGCGCATCAAATGCCAGGTCCGGTCCTGGTTCATGTGGCCACGGTGAAAGGGAAAGGCTATGCGATCGCTGAAAAAGACCAAGTGGGTTACCATGCCCAAAATCCCTTTAATCTGGCAACTGGAAAAGCTATCCCCTCCAATAAACCCAAACCCCCCAGCTATTCCAAAGTGTTTGCTGAAACTCTGATTAAACTGGCGGAAGAAAACCCGAAAATTGTGGGAATTACCGCAGCAATGGCCACGGGAACGGGGTTAGATAAACTCCAGGCCAAACTTCCTAATCAGTACATTGATGTGGGAATTGCCGAACAACACGCCGCGACTCTGGCTGCGGGTTTAGCTTGTGAGGGAATTCGCCCGGTTTGCGCGATTTATTCGACCTTCCTGCAACGGGCTTATGACCAAATCATTCACGATATCTGCATTCAAAAATTACCCGTGTTTTTCTGTCTGGATCGGGCGGGAATTGTGGGGGCGGATGGGCCAACTCACCAAGGGTTATATGATATCGCCTCTCTGCGTTGCATTCCCAATTTGGTTTTGATGGCACCGAAAGATGAGGCGGAACTGCAACGGATGTTAGTTACGGGAATTGATTATACCGATGGGGCGATCGCCATGCGCTATCCCCGAGGCAATGGATACGGTGTCCCCCTAATGGAAGAAGGATGGGAACCCCTGGAAATTGGCAAAGGGGAAATCCTTCGCAGCGGTGATGATTTATTAATCCTCGGTTATGGTTCAATGGTCTATCCCGCCTTACAAACGGCGGAAATTCTCAACGAACATGGGATTTCTGCCACGGTGGTGAATGCCCGCTTTGTCAAACCGTTGGATACCGAGTTAATTTTGCCCCTGGCTCAACGCATTGGTAAAGTGGTGACGATGGAAGAAGGATGCCTGATGGGGGGTTTTGGTTCGGCAGTAGCGGAAGCCTGCATGGATCAGAATATTCCGGTGTCCATGTTGCGTCTGGGTGTGCCAGATCAGTTAGTCGATCATGCCAAACCGGAACAATCCTTCGCTGAGTTGGGTTTAACTCCCTCTCAAATGGCCGATCGCGTTTTACAAACGTTTAAATCGCCAGTCTCTGTTGCTCATTAA
- a CDS encoding transglycosylase domain-containing protein produces MSTNTIRQNPPGDSTPIFSFFQGVSKVTAGTLLGMTMLLSSVVAGGLVGLALSFRNLPDVRVLRTYVPTETTYIYDINGALLTRIHDEANREVVPLDNISPNLKRAVLAIEDSHFYLHHGINPGGVMRALVANIEQGETVEGGSTLTMQLVKNLFLSPNRSFSRKSAEAVLAIRMEQILEKNEILELYLNQVYWGHNLYGIETASQSYFNKSSSELTLAEGAMLAGIIQAPEEYSPFVNYPLAKQRQAVVLGRMRDLKWITAEEEAEARQQPLLVGRVTSFGQSNLPYVTDAVIQELTRRFGRDAVLKGGMRVQTTIDMNFQRMAEQTVRRWHERLYYQGLFYSRTNGQVALVAVDPRTHFVKAMVGGVDFQNSQYNRAIQARRQTGSAFKPFVYYAAFASGRYGPDSIVQDTPVSYRDGSGYYSPQNYGGGFSGAVSIRKALEVSLNIPAIKLGQAVGLNKVIEICRALGITSPMEPVISMPLGAIDMTPMEMAGAFATFASNGWHSDPTFIVQVTDSTGNILLDNTPKPKLVLDPWSVAALTNVLQGVMTQGTGTGARIGRPAAGKTGTTSSQRDIWFVGYVPQLSTAVWVGNDDNRPLASGATGGGFVAPIWRDFMHQAMQGMPVENFPSPGQFDPPR; encoded by the coding sequence GTGTCTACTAACACGATTAGACAAAATCCCCCTGGAGACTCCACACCAATTTTCAGCTTTTTTCAGGGTGTCAGCAAAGTCACCGCAGGAACTCTGCTTGGAATGACCATGTTGCTCAGTTCGGTCGTGGCTGGTGGACTGGTCGGCTTGGCTTTGAGCTTCCGTAACCTTCCGGACGTCCGAGTGTTACGCACCTATGTTCCCACAGAAACGACGTACATTTACGATATTAATGGAGCCCTCTTAACCCGGATTCATGATGAAGCCAACCGGGAAGTGGTGCCTTTAGATAATATTTCCCCCAACCTCAAACGAGCAGTTCTGGCCATTGAAGATAGCCACTTTTACCTCCACCACGGAATTAACCCCGGGGGGGTGATGCGGGCCTTGGTCGCCAACATAGAGCAAGGGGAGACTGTCGAAGGGGGTTCGACCCTGACGATGCAGTTGGTTAAAAACCTCTTTTTGTCCCCGAATCGCTCCTTTAGCCGGAAATCGGCTGAGGCGGTTCTGGCGATTCGCATGGAGCAAATTCTCGAAAAAAACGAGATTTTAGAACTCTATCTGAATCAGGTGTATTGGGGACATAACTTATATGGGATTGAAACCGCTTCTCAAAGCTATTTTAATAAGTCCTCCTCGGAGTTGACCCTGGCAGAGGGGGCGATGCTGGCAGGCATCATCCAAGCCCCGGAAGAATATAGCCCCTTTGTCAACTATCCCCTCGCCAAACAACGGCAGGCGGTGGTACTGGGCCGAATGCGTGACCTGAAGTGGATTACGGCAGAAGAGGAAGCCGAAGCTCGTCAGCAACCGCTATTGGTGGGACGAGTTACCTCGTTCGGTCAAAGTAATCTGCCTTATGTCACCGATGCGGTAATACAGGAGTTGACCCGCCGTTTCGGTCGGGATGCTGTCCTCAAGGGCGGGATGCGGGTTCAAACCACGATTGATATGAATTTCCAACGGATGGCTGAACAAACGGTCCGGCGTTGGCATGAGCGGCTATATTATCAAGGACTGTTCTACAGTCGCACCAATGGTCAAGTTGCGCTCGTGGCGGTGGATCCGCGCACTCACTTCGTGAAAGCAATGGTGGGGGGTGTGGATTTTCAAAACAGTCAATATAACCGAGCGATTCAGGCGCGACGGCAAACGGGTTCGGCATTTAAACCGTTTGTTTATTATGCTGCCTTTGCTTCGGGTCGCTACGGTCCAGATTCGATTGTTCAGGATACGCCCGTGAGCTATCGGGACGGGAGTGGGTATTACTCGCCACAAAACTACGGTGGTGGTTTTTCTGGGGCAGTATCGATTCGCAAGGCATTGGAAGTCTCCCTGAACATTCCGGCAATTAAGCTCGGACAAGCGGTCGGTTTAAATAAAGTCATTGAAATTTGCCGTGCATTGGGGATTACCAGTCCGATGGAACCTGTAATTTCTATGCCGTTAGGGGCGATCGATATGACGCCGATGGAAATGGCTGGGGCTTTTGCCACTTTTGCCAGCAATGGTTGGCATTCGGACCCGACTTTTATTGTCCAAGTGACGGACAGTACAGGGAATATCTTGCTGGACAATACGCCTAAACCCAAGCTGGTCCTCGATCCTTGGTCGGTGGCTGCTCTGACGAATGTCCTACAAGGGGTGATGACCCAGGGGACGGGGACGGGTGCCCGGATAGGCCGTCCAGCGGCTGGGAAGACCGGAACGACTTCTTCTCAACGGGATATCTGGTTTGTGGGTTATGTGCCTCAGTTGTCTACTGCGGTCTGGGTGGGCAATGATGACAACCGACCTTTGGCTTCTGGAGCCACGGGTGGCGGTTTTGTTGCCCCCATTTGGCGCGATTTCATGCATCAGGCGATGCAAGGAATGCCGGTGGAAAACTTCCCCTCTCCAGGGCAGTTTGACCCACCGAGATAA
- a CDS encoding phosphoribosyltransferase: MIPAPLFRDRADAGEQLADAVIRQLTEIDPDLKQIKPIVYALPRGGLPIAAPLAQKLGCPLDIIVAKKITRPENPELALGAVTADGAVLWGRQRILRHQVRQMAQQEAQAKAQVQLSQMASACPQVDPTGALALVVDDGIATGMTMAVAVQALRQRNLAQIWVCVPVAPAELEEQMGSWCDRLVVLATPNPFMSVSRFYEAFPQVEMSEAIAYLSCQ; encoded by the coding sequence ATGATACCTGCCCCATTATTTCGCGATCGCGCTGATGCGGGAGAACAACTGGCTGATGCTGTGATTCGACAACTGACTGAAATCGACCCAGACTTGAAACAGATAAAACCGATTGTCTATGCGTTGCCGCGAGGGGGATTGCCGATCGCCGCACCCCTGGCGCAGAAATTGGGTTGTCCCTTGGATATCATTGTGGCTAAAAAAATTACGCGCCCAGAGAACCCAGAACTGGCTCTGGGTGCGGTAACGGCGGATGGAGCGGTTCTTTGGGGGCGGCAACGAATATTGCGACATCAAGTGCGGCAAATGGCTCAACAGGAGGCTCAAGCGAAAGCTCAAGTACAGTTGAGTCAGATGGCATCGGCTTGTCCCCAGGTGGATCCGACCGGGGCTTTGGCCCTGGTGGTGGATGATGGAATTGCTACGGGGATGACGATGGCGGTGGCGGTACAGGCGTTACGACAGCGAAATCTAGCCCAAATCTGGGTCTGTGTGCCGGTGGCCCCTGCGGAGTTGGAGGAACAGATGGGATCCTGGTGCGATCGCCTGGTGGTGTTGGCAACGCCCAATCCGTTTATGAGTGTCAGCCGGTTTTACGAGGCGTTTCCCCAAGTGGAGATGTCCGAGGCGATCGCCTACTTATCCTGCCAATAA
- the tyrS gene encoding tyrosine--tRNA ligase — protein sequence MNQSLSWLHRGVSEIFPNQPESQDPNESLVARLHRAEGPLRVKLGIDPTGADIHLGHSIPVRKMRAFQDAGHTAVLIIGDFTAQIGDPTGKSEVRRQLTAEDVQRNAQTYLDQVRSILDFDTPGRLEIRYNSEWLSKLNLAKIQELLTTMTVGQMLAKEGFADRYEKGNPIYLHEFLYPLMQGYDSVAVQSDVELGGTDQKFNIAVGRDLQRYFGQVPQFGLLMPILLGTDGTQKMSKSLNNYVGLAEEPLSMYSKLEKIPDSLIEEYFELLTPLALNELPENPRDRQKLLATTVVAHQHGEEAAKEARLAAETLVQGDATQAEAVPEFSLAGVEFPAKLFYILNLSGLCASSSDARRQIKGGAVRLDGDRIADENLAFASVADLNHKVLQVGKKKFVRLVQS from the coding sequence TTGAATCAAAGTTTATCCTGGCTGCACCGTGGTGTCAGCGAAATTTTTCCCAATCAACCTGAATCCCAGGACCCCAATGAGTCCTTAGTTGCCCGTCTGCACCGTGCAGAGGGCCCCTTACGGGTTAAGTTAGGCATCGACCCCACGGGTGCTGATATCCATCTGGGTCACAGCATCCCAGTCCGAAAAATGCGGGCGTTTCAAGATGCCGGTCATACTGCCGTTTTGATTATTGGCGACTTTACCGCCCAGATTGGCGACCCCACGGGCAAATCAGAAGTCCGTCGCCAACTCACCGCAGAAGATGTCCAGCGCAATGCCCAAACCTATCTCGACCAAGTTCGTTCTATTTTAGATTTTGATACCCCCGGACGGCTAGAAATTCGCTACAACTCCGAGTGGTTGTCAAAGCTGAATTTAGCCAAAATTCAGGAACTCTTAACCACAATGACCGTGGGACAAATGTTAGCGAAAGAGGGATTCGCCGATCGCTACGAGAAAGGCAACCCCATCTACCTCCATGAGTTTCTCTATCCCCTGATGCAAGGGTATGATTCGGTGGCGGTTCAGTCCGATGTGGAACTAGGCGGGACTGACCAAAAGTTTAATATCGCCGTGGGACGGGATTTGCAGCGCTATTTCGGTCAGGTCCCTCAGTTTGGCCTCCTCATGCCGATTTTGCTGGGGACCGATGGCACCCAAAAGATGTCTAAATCCCTGAATAATTATGTGGGTCTAGCAGAAGAACCTTTATCTATGTATTCCAAGTTGGAGAAGATTCCCGACTCTCTGATTGAGGAATATTTTGAACTGTTAACCCCGTTGGCGTTGAACGAGTTACCGGAAAACCCTCGCGATCGCCAAAAATTACTGGCAACCACTGTGGTGGCACATCAACATGGGGAAGAGGCGGCAAAGGAGGCCCGACTTGCAGCGGAAACCCTGGTCCAAGGGGATGCCACCCAAGCGGAAGCAGTCCCGGAATTTTCGTTAGCGGGGGTAGAATTTCCCGCCAAACTGTTTTATATCCTCAATCTGAGTGGATTATGCGCCAGTAGTTCTGATGCGCGACGCCAGATTAAAGGAGGGGCAGTGCGTTTAGATGGCGATCGCATTGCTGACGAAAATCTCGCCTTTGCATCCGTTGCTGACCTCAATCACAAGGTTTTACAAGTCGGTAAAAAGAAATTCGTGCGCCTAGTCCAGTCTTAA
- the mtnA gene encoding S-methyl-5-thioribose-1-phosphate isomerase, with amino-acid sequence MSGNPPVYPVVWKEDHVALIDQTRLPTEYALVEIRRYDDMARAIQTMIVRGAPAIGVAAAYGMYLGAREIQTEERGEFLTHLETVAETLRQTRPTAVNLFWAIARMQTVARQTLGPVSYLKKVLLETAQEIQASDLKTCQAIGDYGLAVLPSTPQKLRLLTHCNAGALATAGYGTALGVVRSAWRGDRLERVYADETRPRLQGAKLTTWECVQEGIPVTAIADNMAAHCMKQGLIDAVVVGADRIAANGDTANKIGTYNLAIVAKAHSIPFFVAAPLSTIDFTLVEGSEIPIEIRDAEELYQIGSTRIYPLGVEFYNPAFDVTPAELITAIITEHGAVAPSELYQLQTQQVV; translated from the coding sequence ATGTCTGGAAATCCTCCTGTTTATCCCGTTGTCTGGAAAGAAGACCATGTAGCGCTCATTGACCAAACTCGCCTGCCGACGGAGTATGCCTTGGTCGAAATTCGCCGTTATGACGATATGGCAAGGGCCATTCAAACTATGATCGTGCGCGGTGCTCCAGCGATTGGAGTGGCGGCAGCTTATGGAATGTATTTAGGGGCCAGGGAAATCCAAACGGAGGAACGCGGGGAGTTTTTGACCCACCTAGAAACAGTGGCGGAAACATTACGCCAGACTCGTCCGACTGCGGTGAATTTGTTTTGGGCGATCGCCCGGATGCAAACGGTGGCAAGGCAGACGTTAGGACCTGTGAGTTATCTCAAGAAAGTCTTGCTGGAAACGGCACAGGAGATTCAAGCATCAGATTTAAAAACTTGTCAGGCGATCGGCGATTACGGTTTGGCGGTACTGCCGAGTACACCACAAAAGCTGCGCCTGCTCACCCATTGTAATGCGGGGGCTTTAGCGACGGCAGGATATGGGACGGCATTGGGGGTGGTGCGATCGGCTTGGAGAGGCGATCGCTTAGAACGAGTCTATGCTGATGAAACCCGTCCGCGTCTGCAAGGGGCGAAACTGACGACTTGGGAATGTGTCCAAGAAGGAATTCCCGTCACGGCGATCGCCGATAATATGGCTGCACACTGCATGAAACAAGGATTGATTGATGCTGTGGTGGTGGGTGCCGATCGCATTGCGGCAAATGGGGATACCGCCAACAAAATCGGCACTTATAATTTAGCCATTGTTGCTAAAGCCCATTCAATTCCTTTCTTCGTAGCTGCCCCCTTATCCACGATTGATTTTACCTTAGTTGAAGGCAGCGAGATTCCCATCGAAATTCGGGATGCCGAAGAACTCTATCAAATCGGTTCCACTCGCATTTATCCCCTCGGCGTGGAATTTTACAATCCCGCCTTTGATGTCACTCCGGCGGAATTAATTACCGCCATTATCACCGAACATGGGGCAGTGGCACCGTCCGAGTTGTACCAACTGCAAACTCAGCAGGTGGTTTAG
- a CDS encoding VOC family protein — MISAIASHQESAVLGIHVDYQAAFVTVAATNFEEIVQFYAQLLAIAPNPYRPGVYAEFSAAGLRLGIFKPKASHESEFLPQGSGSLSLCFEVTDLFEAIGHLGQLGYPPPGEITTASHGREIYAYDPLGNRLIFHQSVERFPTN, encoded by the coding sequence ATGATTTCAGCGATCGCATCTCACCAGGAGTCGGCTGTTTTGGGAATCCACGTTGACTATCAAGCCGCCTTTGTGACGGTGGCGGCTACTAATTTTGAAGAAATTGTGCAGTTTTATGCCCAACTCTTGGCGATCGCCCCAAATCCGTATCGTCCAGGGGTTTATGCTGAGTTTTCTGCGGCGGGGTTGAGATTAGGGATTTTTAAGCCAAAAGCCAGTCATGAATCGGAGTTTTTGCCCCAGGGTTCTGGGAGTTTGAGTTTATGTTTTGAAGTGACCGACTTATTCGAGGCGATCGGCCATCTGGGTCAGTTAGGATATCCACCCCCAGGAGAAATTACCACGGCCTCTCACGGACGGGAAATTTACGCCTATGACCCCTTAGGCAATCGCTTGATTTTTCATCAATCGGTTGAGCGTTTTCCCACCAATTAG
- a CDS encoding uracil-DNA glycosylase, translating to MTDENQLDLFDITPFDAPPDPPSFNPELIPTCADIPIPPGTYTSVDELSIPCNQCHRCGLGANRTHAVIGRGNPQAPIMIIGEAPGQTEDETGLPFVGKSGELLEKILASVKLSTEKDVYICNINKCRPPGNRTPTPDEMEACKPYLLEQIRLVNPAIILLTGATAVKGLLKEKRGITKIRGQWFEWQGKLCMPIFHPAYLLRNPSREKGSPKWLMWQDVQTVRDKLAELGLK from the coding sequence ATGACCGACGAAAACCAGCTTGATCTATTTGACATTACCCCTTTTGATGCACCCCCCGACCCCCCATCCTTTAATCCCGAACTAATTCCAACCTGTGCCGATATTCCCATTCCCCCCGGTACTTATACCAGCGTTGATGAACTGTCCATCCCCTGTAACCAATGCCACCGATGCGGATTAGGCGCGAATCGGACCCATGCTGTTATTGGCAGAGGAAATCCCCAGGCCCCGATTATGATTATTGGAGAAGCGCCGGGTCAAACCGAAGATGAAACCGGATTACCCTTTGTTGGAAAAAGTGGGGAATTATTAGAAAAAATCCTGGCTTCCGTCAAACTTTCCACCGAAAAAGACGTTTACATTTGCAATATCAATAAATGCCGACCCCCGGGAAATCGCACCCCCACTCCAGACGAAATGGAAGCCTGTAAACCCTATCTTTTAGAACAAATTCGTCTAGTCAATCCCGCCATTATTTTACTAACAGGAGCAACAGCAGTTAAAGGATTACTCAAGGAAAAACGAGGAATTACTAAAATTCGGGGTCAATGGTTTGAATGGCAAGGAAAACTCTGTATGCCCATCTTCCATCCCGCCTATCTCCTCCGCAATCCGTCCCGAGAAAAAGGGTCACCTAAATGGTTGATGTGGCAAGATGTCCAAACAGTGAGGGACAAATTAGCAGAACTCGGACTGAAATAG
- the pyrF gene encoding orotidine-5'-phosphate decarboxylase: MSVCDRIIVPLDVPTQTDALTLIDALPEVSFWKVGLELFVSSGPSILSELKTRQKRIFLDLKFHDIPNTVAGACRSAAQYQVDLLTIHATCGRRALKDAHTALVETAGEQAPKLIAITLLTSLNSRDLAFDLKIPVELPEYALQMALLAKESGLPGAVCSPHEAAQLRSVCGSEFLLVCPGVRPAWSEAGDQRRAMTPGEAIKAGADYLVIGRPITASEDPGAAFQRICEEIEG; encoded by the coding sequence ATGTCTGTTTGCGATCGCATTATCGTCCCTTTGGATGTCCCCACTCAAACCGATGCCCTCACCCTGATTGATGCCCTTCCCGAAGTCTCGTTCTGGAAAGTGGGACTAGAACTATTTGTCAGTTCCGGTCCTAGCATTCTCTCTGAACTGAAAACTCGTCAAAAACGAATTTTTCTCGACCTGAAATTTCACGATATCCCCAACACCGTGGCCGGGGCCTGTAGGTCTGCGGCCCAGTATCAGGTTGATTTGCTGACCATTCATGCTACCTGTGGACGCAGGGCACTCAAAGATGCTCACACCGCATTAGTAGAAACGGCTGGAGAGCAAGCGCCTAAACTGATTGCGATTACCCTGTTAACCAGTCTCAATTCCCGGGATTTAGCATTTGACCTCAAAATTCCCGTGGAGTTACCCGAATATGCCTTACAGATGGCTTTACTTGCGAAAGAGAGTGGCTTGCCTGGGGCGGTTTGTTCTCCTCACGAAGCGGCACAATTGCGATCGGTTTGTGGTTCTGAGTTTCTGTTAGTCTGTCCCGGAGTTCGTCCAGCTTGGTCAGAAGCGGGAGATCAACGACGGGCGATGACTCCTGGGGAGGCGATTAAAGCGGGGGCTGATTATTTAGTGATTGGGCGACCCATCACCGCCTCGGAGGACCCGGGGGCGGCATTTCAGCGGATTTGTGAAGAGATAGAGGGATGA
- a CDS encoding NAD(P)/FAD-dependent oxidoreductase produces the protein MKSFDVIIVGAGPAGGHCARQLAGSGIPVLLVEQHQTFEANNFSSAATPMETLAQFELPESVVGSFWNQLVILSTHVRKQWKSSEVLGAVLNFAKLREFLAGEVTKQGGEVWLGHRYLSHSSQDGETVVRLKPHGKEPIAVRTRVLVDATGAARSLIYPRRQQRPDFFTGIGIEYLIQVDDSTYQSCAETLRFFLGRHWMPQGYSWIFPMTPNLLKVGAARYYSQHQIVQDNYPAIKQSIELLIKDYLHIDEYHRLETHGSNLYYSSGLQDIYYRDNLIAIGDAVSAVNFLGGEGIRHGMASAQIASEYIQEYLGDRFSDFAAYQTHLHQKFKPSWDISERAAKKVYLDYSDRRIDQGLAYLGSLELSEVIDVLFYYRFEKITKGVGRILRRKLTGFWQEIRQRLGLSSRIS, from the coding sequence ATGAAAAGTTTTGATGTAATTATTGTGGGTGCTGGCCCAGCCGGAGGGCATTGTGCAAGGCAATTAGCGGGTTCCGGCATCCCAGTTTTACTGGTGGAACAACATCAAACCTTTGAGGCGAATAATTTTTCCAGTGCTGCTACTCCAATGGAAACTTTAGCTCAATTTGAGTTACCTGAATCCGTGGTGGGGAGTTTTTGGAATCAGCTTGTGATTCTGAGTACCCATGTTCGGAAACAGTGGAAGTCTTCTGAGGTTTTAGGTGCGGTGTTGAATTTTGCTAAACTTCGGGAATTTTTGGCCGGGGAAGTGACGAAACAGGGGGGTGAGGTGTGGTTGGGTCATCGATACCTCAGTCACTCTTCCCAGGATGGCGAAACGGTGGTCCGGCTTAAACCCCACGGGAAAGAGCCGATCGCGGTTCGGACTCGGGTTTTAGTCGATGCCACGGGTGCGGCGCGATCGCTGATCTATCCTCGCCGCCAACAGCGTCCTGATTTTTTTACCGGAATCGGCATCGAATATTTAATTCAAGTGGATGATTCCACTTACCAATCTTGTGCTGAGACTCTGCGGTTTTTCCTGGGTCGTCACTGGATGCCGCAAGGGTATTCCTGGATTTTTCCGATGACACCCAATCTTCTCAAAGTCGGGGCGGCTCGTTATTACAGTCAACATCAAATTGTTCAGGACAACTATCCGGCGATTAAACAGTCGATTGAATTGCTGATTAAAGACTATCTGCACATTGATGAGTACCACCGCTTAGAAACCCACGGTTCAAACCTGTATTACAGTAGCGGACTGCAAGATATTTACTACCGAGATAATTTAATTGCGATTGGGGATGCGGTTTCAGCGGTGAATTTTTTGGGGGGAGAAGGGATTCGGCATGGCATGGCCTCGGCCCAAATTGCCAGTGAGTATATCCAGGAGTATCTGGGCGATCGCTTCAGCGATTTCGCGGCCTATCAAACTCACCTCCACCAGAAATTTAAGCCGTCCTGGGATATTTCGGAGAGGGCAGCTAAAAAGGTTTATCTGGACTATAGCGATCGCCGGATTGATCAAGGGTTGGCCTATTTAGGAAGCCTGGAACTCTCGGAGGTGATAGATGTTTTATTCTACTATCGATTTGAAAAGATTACGAAAGGGGTCGGGCGCATCCTCCGTCGCAAACTGACTGGATTTTGGCAAGAAATTCGGCAAAGATTGGGCCTATCTAGTAGAATAAGTTAG
- a CDS encoding DUF1825 family protein, translated as MGFFDSEIVQQEAKELFEDYRALIQLGSNYGKFDREGKKLYIDRMEAMMDRYSIFMKRFELSEDFMAQMTVEQLKTQLGQVGMTPQQMFQQMHQTLERMKKQLEQEA; from the coding sequence ATGGGTTTTTTTGATTCTGAAATCGTTCAGCAAGAAGCCAAAGAGCTGTTTGAAGATTATCGAGCATTGATCCAACTCGGCAGCAATTACGGAAAATTTGACAGAGAAGGGAAAAAGCTCTATATCGATCGCATGGAAGCCATGATGGATCGGTACAGCATTTTTATGAAACGCTTTGAACTTTCCGAAGACTTTATGGCTCAAATGACCGTTGAACAGCTTAAGACCCAACTGGGTCAAGTTGGCATGACACCGCAGCAAATGTTTCAACAAATGCACCAAACCCTAGAACGCATGAAAAAGCAATTAGAACAAGAGGCTTAA